The following coding sequences lie in one Arachis ipaensis cultivar K30076 chromosome B05, Araip1.1, whole genome shotgun sequence genomic window:
- the LOC107642662 gene encoding malate dehydrogenase, glyoxysomal → MSVQQNSDVNVRIARIASHLNPPNPKVEGDGDGCLTRAHCRSKGAAPGFKVAILGAAGGIGQPLSMLMKMNPLISVLHLYDVVNTPGVTADVSHMDTGAVVILYLGLDCFAGISESSFHLVVARKPGMTRDDLFNINAGIVKSLSEAVARFCPKAVVNIISNPVNSTVPIAAEVFKKAGTYDPKKLLGVTKLDVVRANTFVAEVLGVDPRDLDVPVIGGHAGITILPLLSQVKPPSTFTPKEVEYLTDRIQNGGTEVVEAKAGAGSATLSMAFAAAKFAESCLRALRGDAGIIECAYIDSQVTEIPYFASKVRLSRGGVEEVLPLGPLNDYERESLEKAKKELASSIEKGVAFVRK, encoded by the exons ATGAGTGTGCAGCAAAATTCAGATGTGAATGTGCGAATTGCGAGAATCGCCTCCCATCTCAACCCTCCCAATCCCAAG GTGGAGGGTGATGGTGATGGGTGCTTGACGCGTGCACATTGCAGATCCAAAGGTGCTGCCCCGGGGTTCAAAGTGGCCATTTTGGGGGCTGCAGGTGGCATAGGACAGCCTCTCTCCATGTTGATGAAGATGAATCCTCTCATCTCCGTTCTTCACCTATACGACGTCGTCAACACCCCCGGCGTCACTGCTGATGTCAGCCACATGGACACTGGCGCTGTTGTAA TTCTTTACCTTGGATTGGATTGTTTTGCCGGAATAAGTGAAAGCTCTTTCCATTTGGTTGTTGCCCGCAAACCTGGTATGACAAGAGATGATCTCTTCAACATAAATGCTGGAATTGTTAAATCACTCTCCGAAGCAGTTGCAAGGTTCTGTCCCAAAGCTGTTGTCAACATCATAAGTAATCCTGTTAACTCCACGGTTCCAATTGCTGCTGAAGTTTTCAAAAAAGCTGGTACTTATGATCCTAAGAAACTTTTGGGAGTGACAAAGCTTGATGTTGTTAGAGCCAATACATTTGTG GCAGAAGTTCTAGGTGTTGATCCAAGGGATCTGGATGTCCCTGTCATTGGGGGACATGCAGGAATCACTATTTTACCTCTTCTTTCTCAG GTTAAACCTCCAAGCACTTTCACCCCAAAAGAGGTCGAGTACCTGACAGATCGCATACAAAATGGTGGAACTGAAGTTGTTGAG GCCAAAGCTGGAGCTGGCTCTGCAACTCTATCAATG GCATTTGCTGCTGCTAAATTTGCAGAATCATGCCTCCGTGCACTGAGAGGAGATGCCGGGATCATTGAATGTGCATATATTGATTCACAG GTGACTGAAATCCCATACTTTGCATCAAAAGTGCGACTTTCCCGTGGTGGGGTTGAGGAAGTTCTTCCTCTTGGTCCCCTAAATGATTATGAGAG GGAGAGTTTGGAAAAGGCCAAGAAAGAGTTAGCAAGTAGCATCGAGAAAGGTGTTGCTTTCGTCAGAAAATGA
- the LOC107642668 gene encoding tubulin alpha-2 chain — protein sequence MRECISIHIGQAGIQVGNACWELYCLEHGIQPDGQMPGDKTVGGGDDAFNTFFSETGAGKHVPRAVFVDLEPTVIDEVRTGTYRQLFHPEQLISGKEDAANNFARGHYTIGKEIVDLCLDRIRKLADNCTGLQGFLVFNAVGGGTGSGLGSLLLERLSVDYGKKSKLGFTVYPSPQVSTSVVEPYNSVLSTHSLLEHTDVAVLLDNEAIYDICRRSLDIDRPTYTNLNRLVSQVISSLTASLRFDGALNVDVTEFQTNLVPYPRIHFMLSSYAPVISAEKAYHEQLSVNEITNSAFEPSSMMAKCDPRHGKYMACCLMYRGDVVPKDVNAAVATIKTKRTIQFVDWCPTGFKCGINYQPPTVVPGGDLAKVQRAVCMISNSTSVAEVFSRIDHKFDLMYAKRAFVHWYVGEGMEEGEFSEAREDLAALEKDYEEVGAEATEGDEGEEGEEY from the exons ATGAGAGAGTGCATTTCGATCCACATTGGTCAGGCCGGTATCCAGGTCGGAAATGCTTGCTGGGAGCTCTACTGCCTCGAACACGGGATTCAG CCTGATGGCCAGATGCCAGGTGATAAGACCGTTGGGGGAGGTGATGATGCTTTCAACACCTTCTTCAGTGAAACTGGAGCTGGAAAGCATGTACCCCGTGCAGTTTTTGTAGATCTTGAGCCCACTGTCATTGATGAAGTGAGGACTGGCACATATCGTCAACTATTCCATCCTGAGCAACTCATTAGCGGAAAGGAGGACGCGGCAAACAACTTTGCTCGTGGCCACTATACCA TTGGGAAGGAGATAGTTGATCTTTGCTTGGACCGTATCAGAAAGCTTGCAGATAACTGTACTGGTCTGCAAGGTTTTCTGGTGTTCAATGCCGTGGGTGGTGGCACTGGTTCTGGCCTTGGATCCCTTTTGCTGGAGAGGCTTTCAGTGGATTATGGCAAGAAGTCCAAGCTTGGTTTCACTGTCTATCCTTCACCACAGGTTTCAACTTCTGTTGTTGAGCCTTACAACAGTGTCCTCTCTACCCATTCCCTTCTTGAGCACACTGATGTTGCTGTGTTGCTCGACAATGAAGCCATATATGATATTTGCAGGCGCTCCCTTGACATTGACCGACCAACCTACACTAACCTCAATCGCCTTGTCTCTCAA GTGATTTCATCGCTGACAGCCTCTCTTCGGTTTGATGGTGCGCTGAACGTTGATGTCACCGAGTTCCAAACTAACTTGGTACCATACCCCAGGATCCACTTCATGCTTTCATCCTATGCACCTGTGATCTCAGCAGAGAAGGCATACCATGAACAACTATCAGTGAATGAAATCACCAACAGCGCATTCGAGCCATCTTCTATGATGGCAAAATGCGATCCACGCCATGGAAAATATATGGCTTGCTGTCTCATGTACAGAGGTGATGTGGTGCCTAAAGATGTCAATGCAGCTGTGGCAACTATTAAGACCAAGCGCACTATTCAATTTGTTGACTGGTGCCCCACTGGATTCAAGTGCGGAATCAATTATCAACCTCCAACTGTTGTTCCAGGAGGTGATCTTGCCAAGGTGCAGAGGGCTGTTTGCATGATCTCAAACTCCACCAGTGTTGCTGAGGTTTTCTCCCGCATTGACCACAAATTCGACCTTATGTATGCGAAGAGGGCCTTCGTTCACTGGTACGTTGGTGAGGGGATGGAAGAGGGTGAGTTCTCTGAGGCTCGTGAAGATCTTGCTGCCCTTGAGAAGGACTATGAGGAGGTTGGTGCAGAGGCTACAGAAGGTGAtgaaggtgaagaaggagagGAGTATTGA
- the LOC107642665 gene encoding uncharacterized protein LOC107642665 — protein MTMPTNQWQQAQMFAQLTTPPPPTYWQPQWPSGVAPFMGSNFPPIYQPFPPNGTTDPSCQGVGTSSTTRPLVPDMHYPIPYPYPGFPGPCDPSSWLSQMQHLQHLYAYNFPGAHGYSSAAPTVPGFSASGEQSSHKGTIRPPANLSQKHQQLWEAQSAENVQLWSIIDKLQAEVSDYKVRLTRLEEEVSSLKQKAAAPPHNEVKGNIPKAAVPPRNEVKSNIPLGEVNGNIPFGTGQPRKRGRPRKRPLDILYPYPIHQESQPQSQCRKPAPPIKPHFEIKPSLFEKVILKPHDQGVPNHSTMAKQQTNEKILDAGTPEVSGNIQNNQGKSFLPTHGSEVYQEYQGPQSYASGSAYASGAWVSFKNLDMVTAYCVLPNPKEVRWSNGIVSARYRGDTDKGSHGGTHCIPIQNSAKELLNAATKGHFHNAIVIKQEQEEGAKVSPAQSSANETEEVEDTNSGSAEDENEDEMEDDTGSSAEETDVPKDEGECTMNNS, from the exons ATGACCATGCCCACCAATCAGTGGCAACAAGCTCAGATGTTTGCACAGTTAACAACACCGCCACCACCAACCTATTGGCAACCTCAGTGGCCTTCTGGTGTTGCTCCATTTATGGGATCAAATTTTCCCCCAATTTATCAGCCATTCCCTCCTAATGGCACCACTGATcctagctgccaaggtgttggaACTTCCTCAACTACCCGGCCTCTAGTTCCAGATATGCATTACCCTATTCCTTACCCGTATCCTGGATTTCCAG GTCCTTGTGATCCATCATCTTGGTTGAGTCAAATGCAGCATTTACAGCATCTCTATGCTTACAATTTTCCTGGTGCACATGGCTATTCTTCGGCAGCTCCTACTGTGCCTGGCTTCTCAGCTTCTGGAGAGCAATCTTCCCATAAAGGAACTATCAGACCACCTGCAAATCTTTCTCAGAAGCACCAGCAACTCTGGGAAGCTCAG TCAGCAGAGAATGTCCAGCTCTGGAGCATAATAGATAAATTGCAGGCTGAAGTTTCCGATTACAAGGTTCGTCTCACAAGGCTTGAAGAAGAAGTTTCATCACTCAAACAAAAAGCAGCAGCGCCTCCCCATAATGAAGTTAAGGGTAATATCCCTAAAGCGGCAGTGCCTCCCCGTAATGAAGTTAAAAGTAATATCCCTTTAGGGGAAGTTAATGGAAATATCCCTTTTGGAACAGGACAGCCACGAAAGAGAGGGAGGCCACGTAAGCGGCCACTGGATATACTGTATCCGTATCCAATCCATCAAGAATCTCAACCACAAAGTCAGTGTAGAAAGCCAGCGCCACCAATTAAGCCTCACTTTGAAATTAAGCCATCTCTCTTTGAGAAAGTTATCCTTAAGCCACATGATCAAGGCGTGCCAAATCACTCTACAATGGCAAAGCAGCAAACCAATGAAAAGATCTTAGATGCGGGAACGCCAGAAGTGAGTGGCAACATCCAAAACAATCAAGGTAAATCATTTTTGCCTACACACGGGAGCGAAGTTTATCAGGAATATCAGGGACCCCAATCATATGCTAGTGGAAGCGCTTATGCTTCGGGAGCATGggttagttttaaaaatttagacatggtaACAGCCTATTGTGTACTTCCAAATCCAAAAGAAGTACGATGGAGTAACGGGATTGTTTCAGCTAGATACCGAGGAGATACTGATAAAGGGAGTCATGGGGGAACTCATTGCATTCCCATTCAAAACTCTGCTAAGGAACTGTTAAATGCAGCAACTAAGGGTCATTTCCATAATGCCATTGTTatcaaacaagaacaagaagaaggaGCAAAGGTGTCACCTGCACAGAGTTCTGCTAATGAAACAGAGGAGGTGGAAGATACTAATTCAGGATCAGCCGAAGATGAAAATGAGGATGAAATGGAAGATGACACTGGCTCCAGTGCTGAAGAAACTGATGTGCCTAAAGATGAGGGTGAGTGCACCATGAATAATAGTTGA
- the LOC107642663 gene encoding LRR receptor-like serine/threonine-protein kinase HSL2, whose translation MPQLIFNPVRFLLLVLLCSTRLTQGMSFSLSLTRGAQILQQVKNTELQDQNDSLKNWSLDTHSTSPCNWTGITCDARNQSVLSIDLSETGVSGSFPSGFCRIQTLQTLNLASNFLGSAISSESLSLCSHLRLLNLSDNLFVGPLPEFSPEFSQLTELDLSKNNFTGEIPASFGRFRNLNVLVLSGNLLNGTIPPFLGNLSALVHLELAYNPLKPGSLPSQIGNLSNLEILFLAQNNLIGEIPDSIGNLMKLKNLDLSQNSLSGKIPSSISRLNSVKQIELFYNQLSGEVPRGIGNLTSLVRLDLSQNALTGTLPDSVAALRLNSLNLNDNLLSGEIPISLSSNPKLQQLKLFNNSFTGKLPEDLGRYSELEEFDVSTNDFAGELPKYLCQGNKLQRFLTFTNRFSGTIPDQYGDCDSLEYVRIENNQFSGQVPPKFWSLPKLQLLQMDNNRFEGSVSSSISSARGITVLLLSGNSFSGNIPREFCELDQLVKIDISKNRFSGEVPGCITGLKRLQKLRMQNNAFSGDIPGNVSSWTELTELNLSHNQFSGSIPPKLGDLPQLTYLDLAGNLLTGEIPVELTKLTLNQFNISDNKLYGEVPSGFNHQVYLSGLMGNPGLCSSVMKELSPCSKRRPFSIIAILALSASVVLLLLSLICFLKKTKSIHFGAKSKRSFKTTTFQRVAFNEEDIFSLLTDENVIASGSSGRVYRVNLAKTGQKVAVKKLWGGGRQEPDTETELVFRSEIETLGMIRHANIVKLLFSCSGDDFRILAYEYMENGSLGDVLHGEKCGELLDWNKRFEIAVGAAMGLAYLHHDCVPAIVHRDVKSNNILLDHEFRPRVADFGLAKTLQREAGEGGAGAGAMSRVAGSYGYIAPEYAYTLKVTEKSDVYSFGVVLMELITGKRPNDPSFGENKDIVRWVTETALLSSVEGENGSFEGGHDHIDIIAKIVDPRLNLATCDYEEFEKVLNVALLCTSVFPINRPSMRRVVELLKDHKLPCPKL comes from the exons ATGCCGCAACTCATTTTCAACCCTGTGCGATTCTTGCTACTAGTTTTACTATGCTCAACTCGTTTGACTCAAGGGATGTCGTTTTCACTTTCTCTCACAAGAGGCGCCCAGATTTTGCAGCAAGTGAAGAACACTGAGCTTCAAGACCAAAACGACAGCCTCAAAAACTGGTCACTCGACACACACAGCACTAGTCCTTGCAACTGGACCGGCATTACCTGTGACGCACGGAACCAATCGGTTCTCTCCATCGACCTCTCCGAAACCGGCGTCTCCGGCTCTTTCCCATCCGGTTTTTGCCGCATTCAGACTCTCCAAACCCTCAACCTCGCTTCCAACTTTCTAGGCAGCGCCATCTCCTCTGAATCACTCTCTCTGTGTTCTCACCTCCGCCTCTTGAACCTCTCTGACAACCTCTTCGTCGGACCTCTGCCGGAATTCTCGCCGGAATTTTCTCAACTAACAGAACTCGACCTCTCAAAGAACAACTTCACCGGCGAAATTCCGGCCAGTTTCGGCCGGTTCCGGAACCTGAACGTGCTCGTTCTATCAGGGAACCTTCTCAACGGAACCATTCCTCCATTCTTGGGGAACCTCAGTGCGCTAGTTCATCTTGAACTCGCGTATAACCCATTGAAACCAGGATCATTACCTTCACAAATAGGAAACCTCTCTAACCTGGAAATTCTGTTCCTCGCACAAAATAACCTCATAGGTGAAATACCAGACTCCATTGGAAACCTCATGAAGCTCAAGAACTTGGATTTGTCTCAGAACTCATTGTCAGGTAAGATCCCAAGCAGCATTTCAAGATTGAACAGTGTGAAGCAAATAGAGCTATTCTATAACCAGCTTTCTGGCGAAGTTCCACGTGGCATAGGAAACCTCACAAGTTTGGTTCGTTTGGACCTCTCTCAGAACGCTCTCACGGGAACGCTGCCAGATTCAGTTGCTGCATTGCGCCTTAATTCTCTTAACTTGAACGACAACCTTCTCAGTGGAGAAATCCCTATTAGTCTATCTTCCAACCCTAAGTTGCAGCAATTGAAGCTCTTCAACAACAGTTTCACCGGGAAACTACCGGAAGATCTCGgaagatactctgagttagaggaATTCGATGTCTCAACCAATGATTTCGCCGGTGAATTGCCCAAGTACCTTTGCCAAGGGAACAAGCTTCAGCGTTTCCTCACTTTCACGAATCGATTTTCTGGAACTATTCCTGATCAATACGGAGACTGTGATTCTCTTGAATATGTCAGAATCGAGAACAACCAGTTCTCCGGTCAAGTACCACCGAAGTTCTGGAGCCTCCCGAAGCTTCAGCTTCTTCAAATGGATAACAATAGGTTTGAAGGTTCTGTCTCTTCTTCTATATCCAGCGCCAGGGGAATCACTGTTCTTCTTTTATCCGGTAACAGCTTCTCAGGGAATATTCCGAGGGAATTTTGCGAACTCGATCAGCTTGTGAAGATTGACATCAGCAAGAACAGGTTTTCCGGCGAAGTTCCCGGTTGCATAACAGGGTTGAAAAGGCTGCAGAAGCTTAGGATGCAGAATAACGCGTTCTCCGGTGATATTCCCGGTAATGTGAGCTCATGGACCGAGTTGACTGAGTTGAACTTGTCTCATAACCAGTTCTCCGGTTCGATCCCGCCAAAACTCGGTGACTTGCCGCAGTTGACTTACCTTGATCTCGCCGGAAACTTGCTGACAGGTGAGATTCCGGTGGAGCTGACGAAACTCACACTCAATCAATTCAATATATCTGACAACAAATTGTACGGAGAAGTTCCTTCAGGTTTCAACCACCAAGTTTACTTGTCAGGTCTAATGGGAAACCCTGGTCTCTGTAGCTCAGTTATGAAAGAGCTTTCTCCTTGTTCCAAACGCAGACCCTTTTCCATCATTGCTATACTTGCTTTATCTGCAAGTGTAGTGCTCCTTCTGCTGTCTTTGATCTGTTTCTTGAAGAAAACAAAGTCAATTCATTTTGGTGCCAAGTCCAAGCGTTCATTCAAGACAACAACTTTCCAACGGGTTGCTTTCAACGAAGAAGATATATTTTCCTTGTTAACTGATGAGAATGTGATTGCTTCTGGAAGTTCCGGTCGGGTCTACAGAGTGAACCTTGCCAAGACGGGTCAGAAAGTGGCGGTGAAGAAGCTTTGGGGAGGAGGAAGACAAGAGCCAGACACGGAGACTGAATTGGTGTTCAGATCGGAGATTGAGACGTTGGGGATGATCCGGCATGCTAACATTGTGAAGCTGTTGTTCAGTTGCAGTGGTGATGATTTCAGGATATTGGCGTATGAGTACATGGAGAATGGAAGCTTGGGTGATGTTTTGCATGGGGAGAAGTGTGGTGAGTTGTTGGATTGGAACAAGAGGTTTGAAATTGCTGTGGGTGCGGCTATGGGGTTGGCTTATTTGCACCATGATTGTGTGCCTGCTATAGTTCATAGGGATGTGAAGAGCAATAACATATTGCTTGATCATGAGTTTAGGCCTCGTGTAGCGGATTTTGGGCTTGCTAAGACCTTGCAGCGTGAGGCTGGTGAGGGAGGTGCTGGTGCCGGTGCCATGTCCAGGGTTGCTGGATCATATGGTTACATTGCTCCGG AGTATGCTTATACACTCAAAGTAACTGAAAAGAGTGATGTGTACAGTTTTGGTGTGGTTTTGATGGAACTGATCACGGGCAAGAGGCCAAATGACCCTTCTTTTGGTGAGAACAAGGATATAGTGAGATGGGTCACTGAGACTGCTTTGCTATCATCTGTTGAAGGAGAAAATGGCAGTTTTGAGGGTGGTCACGATCATATTGATATTATCGCTAAGATTGTGGACCCAAGATTGAACCTAGCAACTTGTGATTATGAAGAGTTTGAGAAAGTTCTAAATGTGGCCCTACTTTGCACCTCAGTGTTTCCCATTAACAGACCCTCAATGAGAAGGGTGGTTGAATTGCTCAAGGACCATAAGCTGCCTTGTCCCAAGTTATGA